Proteins encoded within one genomic window of Mycolicibacterium monacense:
- a CDS encoding putative bifunctional diguanylate cyclase/phosphodiesterase yields the protein MTRTLDQVVTAAAAELMAATATNVVESCTRVLADVVAHLGVDFSFLRHNDHTIKATKLVAEWPIRDHIPDPDPIGTIYFAEADPVFRQAEYLKTPLIVRPEPDNDDYQRRIEEGRGVPSVSMACVPLLSGEMTSGILGFIKIGDREWTTEEQNALQAIATLFAQLQARIAAEEQLQYLAEHDDLSGLLNRRALMAHLDRRLAEGQPGPVSVLFLDLDRLKTVNDYLGHSAGDQFIKMFAERLRAGTEKPAVIARVGGDEFVVVPDEPMDVVAVESFARRLQTWLQRRVVIDGEMLARTVSIGVAVGTPGDDTTSDLLRRADQAALSAKSTGGSKTAVFTTEMASQHAIRNDIELHLEGVIDEASSALVLHYLPEIDMRTGKVLGTEALVRWRHPTRGLLLPESFIGVAESINLAGKLGRLVMRSACADFARWRSRRTAGDAILRLNVSPVQLVSDGFAATVAGTLDEFGVDGSAVCLEITESVVVQDIEATRHTLAALKEVGVRIAIDDFGTGYSVLTHLKSLPVDTVKIDRSFVRDLGASPGDLAIVRAILALADAFELEVVAEGVETVAAAKTLLELGCPRAQGFMLSRPVDAAAMEALFREGRIAVDAWRDDAATVNGRP from the coding sequence ATGACCCGGACCCTCGATCAGGTCGTCACCGCGGCGGCCGCGGAGTTGATGGCGGCCACCGCCACCAACGTGGTCGAAAGCTGCACCCGGGTCCTCGCCGACGTCGTCGCCCACCTGGGGGTCGACTTCAGCTTCCTGCGGCACAACGACCACACCATCAAGGCCACCAAGCTGGTCGCCGAATGGCCGATCCGCGACCACATCCCGGACCCGGACCCGATCGGCACCATCTACTTCGCCGAGGCCGACCCCGTCTTCCGGCAGGCCGAGTACCTCAAGACACCGCTCATCGTGCGTCCCGAACCGGACAACGACGACTACCAGCGCCGGATCGAGGAGGGCCGAGGCGTGCCGTCGGTGTCGATGGCATGCGTGCCATTGCTCTCGGGTGAGATGACCTCTGGCATCCTCGGCTTCATCAAGATCGGTGACCGTGAGTGGACCACCGAGGAGCAGAACGCGCTGCAGGCGATCGCCACGCTGTTCGCCCAGCTGCAGGCCCGCATCGCCGCCGAGGAGCAGCTCCAGTACCTCGCCGAACACGACGATCTGTCCGGACTGCTGAACCGCCGGGCGCTGATGGCACACCTCGACCGAAGGCTCGCCGAGGGTCAGCCCGGTCCGGTGTCGGTGCTGTTCCTCGATCTCGACCGGCTCAAGACCGTCAACGACTATCTGGGCCACAGCGCCGGTGACCAGTTCATCAAGATGTTCGCCGAGCGGTTGCGGGCGGGCACCGAGAAGCCCGCCGTGATCGCCCGCGTCGGCGGTGACGAGTTCGTGGTGGTCCCCGATGAGCCGATGGACGTCGTGGCGGTCGAGAGTTTCGCCCGCCGGCTGCAGACGTGGTTGCAGCGGCGGGTCGTGATCGACGGCGAGATGCTTGCGCGCACAGTGAGCATCGGGGTCGCCGTCGGCACTCCCGGTGACGACACCACATCGGATCTGCTGCGCCGCGCCGACCAGGCGGCGCTGTCGGCGAAGAGCACCGGCGGCAGCAAGACGGCGGTGTTCACCACGGAGATGGCGTCCCAGCACGCCATCCGCAACGACATCGAACTGCACCTCGAGGGTGTCATCGACGAGGCGAGCAGCGCGCTCGTCCTGCACTACCTACCCGAGATCGACATGCGCACCGGGAAGGTGCTCGGCACCGAGGCACTGGTCCGCTGGCGGCATCCGACCCGGGGCCTGCTGCTGCCCGAGTCGTTCATCGGGGTGGCCGAATCCATCAACCTCGCAGGCAAACTCGGCCGACTGGTGATGCGCTCGGCATGCGCGGACTTCGCCCGCTGGAGGTCGCGCCGCACCGCAGGCGACGCCATCCTGCGCCTCAACGTCTCACCCGTGCAACTGGTTTCGGACGGTTTCGCGGCGACCGTCGCCGGCACCCTCGACGAGTTCGGGGTCGACGGTTCCGCGGTGTGCCTGGAGATCACCGAGAGCGTGGTGGTCCAGGACATCGAGGCCACCCGCCACACACTGGCCGCACTCAAAGAGGTCGGCGTGCGCATCGCGATCGACGACTTCGGTACCGGCTACAGCGTTCTCACGCACCTGAAGTCACTGCCCGTCGACACCGTCAAGATCGACCGCAGCTTCGTCCGTGACCTCGGCGCCAGCCCCGGCGACCTGGCGATCGTTCGGGCCATCCTGGCGTTGGCCGATGCGTTCGAACTCGAGGTGGTGGCCGAGGGGGTGGAGACCGTCGCGGCCGCCAAGACGCTGCTCGAACTGGGTTGCCCACGCGCGCAGGGGTTCATGCTGTCGCGTCCGGTCGACGCCGCGGCGATGGAGGCGTTGTTCCGTGAGGGGCGCATCGCCGTCGACGCGTGGCGTGACGACGCCGCAACCGTGAACGGGCGGCCGTAG
- a CDS encoding HhH-GPD family protein, giving the protein MIDPADVLAWYDREQRDLPWRRPGVTPWQILVSEFMLQQTPVARVEPIWLSWIERWPTPSATAAAGVADVLRAWGKLGYPRRAKRLHECATVIAIEHGDEVPSDVEVLLTLPGIGAYTARAVACFAYGQRVPVVDTNVRRVIARAVHGRADSPPSSRDLDDVATLLPEGPEAPRFSVAVMELGATVCTARTPRCGLCPLGTCTWRSLGYPAASAPARKVQRYAGTDRQVRGRLLDVLRGSSSPVSRDQLDVVWLTDPAQRDRALDSLLIDGLVEQTADGRFALAGEGS; this is encoded by the coding sequence ATGATCGATCCGGCCGACGTTCTGGCGTGGTACGACCGCGAGCAGCGGGATCTGCCATGGCGCAGACCCGGTGTGACGCCGTGGCAGATCCTGGTCAGCGAGTTCATGTTGCAGCAGACTCCGGTGGCCCGCGTCGAACCGATCTGGCTGAGCTGGATCGAGCGCTGGCCGACTCCGTCGGCGACCGCGGCGGCCGGCGTCGCCGACGTGTTGCGGGCGTGGGGCAAGCTCGGATACCCGCGCCGCGCGAAGCGTCTCCATGAGTGCGCGACGGTGATCGCGATCGAACACGGCGATGAGGTGCCCTCGGACGTCGAGGTGTTGCTGACGCTCCCGGGCATCGGCGCATACACCGCCAGAGCCGTGGCTTGCTTCGCCTACGGGCAGCGGGTCCCGGTGGTCGACACCAACGTGCGCCGGGTCATCGCCCGGGCGGTGCACGGCCGCGCCGACAGCCCGCCGAGCAGCCGCGACCTCGACGATGTCGCGACCCTGCTCCCGGAAGGCCCTGAGGCGCCACGGTTCTCGGTCGCGGTGATGGAACTGGGCGCGACGGTGTGCACCGCGCGCACTCCGCGCTGCGGCCTGTGCCCGCTGGGCACCTGCACCTGGCGTTCGCTCGGATATCCGGCCGCGTCCGCACCCGCACGCAAGGTGCAGCGCTACGCGGGCACCGACCGCCAGGTGAGGGGCCGGCTGCTCGATGTGCTGCGCGGCAGCAGCTCGCCGGTGTCGCGCGACCAACTCGACGTCGTGTGGTTGACCGACCCGGCACAGCGCGATCGTGCGCTGGATTCGCTGCTGATCGACGGGCTGGTCGAGCAGACCGCCGACGGCCGCTTCGCGCTCGCGGGAGAGGGTTCGTGA
- a CDS encoding carbonic anhydrase, translated as MPNSSPVTAWKALKEGNERFVAGRPEHPSQSIDYRASLAEGQRPTTVVFGCGDSRVAAEIIFDQGLGDMFVVRTAGHVIDSAVLGSIEFAVTVLEVPLIVVLGHDSCGAVKATLAALDEGVVPGGYVRDIVERVTPSILLGRRDGLSRVDEFEERHVNETAVQLRDRSSAIASRIEAGKVAIAGVTYHLADGRAQLRAHLGDIGEA; from the coding sequence ATGCCGAACTCCAGCCCGGTGACCGCGTGGAAGGCACTCAAAGAGGGTAACGAGCGCTTCGTCGCTGGTCGGCCGGAGCATCCGAGCCAGAGCATCGACTACCGCGCCAGCCTCGCCGAGGGGCAGCGCCCCACCACGGTGGTGTTCGGCTGCGGCGACAGCCGGGTGGCCGCCGAGATCATCTTCGACCAGGGCCTCGGCGACATGTTCGTGGTGCGCACCGCCGGCCACGTCATCGACTCCGCGGTGCTCGGCTCCATCGAGTTCGCGGTGACGGTGCTCGAGGTGCCGCTGATCGTGGTGCTCGGGCACGACAGCTGCGGTGCGGTGAAGGCCACGCTCGCGGCGCTCGACGAGGGTGTGGTGCCCGGCGGGTACGTGCGCGACATCGTCGAGCGGGTGACGCCGTCGATCCTGCTGGGCAGGCGGGACGGGTTGAGCCGGGTCGACGAGTTCGAGGAGCGGCACGTCAACGAGACCGCGGTGCAGTTGCGCGACCGGTCCAGTGCGATCGCCTCGCGCATCGAGGCGGGCAAGGTCGCGATCGCCGGTGTCACCTACCACCTGGCCGACGGCCGGGCTCAGTTGCGCGCTCACCTGGGTGACATCGGCGAAGCCTAG